Sequence from the Thunnus maccoyii chromosome 22, fThuMac1.1, whole genome shotgun sequence genome:
TTTATCCTCACAGGATGCGATGCAGGCAGTAAGTCCAGATCCTATGGTGCCGGAGCTCACCCCAGAAGAAACTGGCATTTCTGCAGGCCTCAAGAGCAGCCCCGTAGACGTTGGGACTATTGAGAAATTTGCCAACAATATGGCTGACAACATAATACAGTCGCTTCTAGGCCAAACGGAAATGGTTGAACCTGAGGTGGACTGGCGGTTTTCCAGTTTCAATCAAGACCCGGAGACGTTAGCTGAAGAGTTAGCCTCAGTGGTGATTGAGGCTGCTCTGAGGGAAGCGTGTAGAAGCCAAAACATAGAGGATCATGTAGAAGGTTTCCAGAATTCAAGACCAACTGGGGTGAAGACGGATGGTGGACAGGCTTCTTCGGATGAATCTGGAAGAGAAAAGGACGTTTCGGACGTGGAACTCCAGGCGTCCAGAGACACCCAGCCCTGTCATCCACCTCTGTCTCAGTCGGGACTCCCCATCGTTGGATCTCTCGACTACCCCGACGCCCCTCCTACCACTCCGCTTCTACCCGAGCTCGAGAGGAGCAGACACAGTTTCGCCCGTAAGCTGAAAGGAGGCCTTGCAAAGGAGTTCCTGCCGTCCCCTCCTCCGCCCACCCCGAAGGACCAAGAGGACGACTCAGGCGTTGCCAACGACGACCCCCAGGTGGAGTTAATGGAGCATCTGATGCACTCACTGTCTATAAATAATATCTCAAGAGAGTATTTTGAAGGAGGACCTCAACTTGGAACCGTGATGGAGACTTTTGCAGAGTCTCTCTCCTATGACATCATAGACCGGGCCTTGCGTGCCAAAAGCAGAGAGCAAAAAGCAGACGGTAGCGATCTTCATCTATTTGCCCACCAGCTGGCTGAAACCATCATCACATCTTCCATCGATGAAGCTAAAATGCTTGTCTAGttctttaatgttattaatagGATCATATTTGTGATGACTGGCATGTAGACAGTCAGATAAAtacagaaaagaataaaaatattgatatccACCCACACCTGTCACTGGCTGACATTTACATTGACGTGTGGTTTACTGCAATAATATTGTTTCATAATCtgaaatggaatattttttgaCTGAATTTATTTCTCGCTGAAATTCAGTGAAAGCCTATCTTgacaaaaagtttattttattaggAAAAACTGACCACAGTTCCAACAAAGAGATGCTTGACACGCAGTTAAAACAAACTTTGGCACATTTTATGACATGTTTATCCTGGGAGCTGTATATTTAAGATACTGGACGATGAACCAGAGGTAATGGTTTTATTCCAAGACGAATGTAAGAGCGCATTGCCAAGCAGATTCGTGCAATTGTAAATGCAGTTTTGATTGAGATCCAACAGCAATAACCGCACATGTCCTTTAGATGGCAGCACAGGAGCAATGTTCCCTGAGTGTTTTCAGCATGAGGTCACCCATGTGATGAAATGACAACAATTGGTGCCAATTAAGTTTTCtattttggggaaaaaatgttatttattctaTAAAAATAATGCTATATTGGTCCTGCtgattatgtgtttattttgcttcAGGTCTTCTTAAGAATGTAATACAGCTAAATGTAATACTGTAccatatacatatgtatatggtacagtatatatgtactAAATATAATGCTGGAAATAAAGACTTtatttttgaatattatttgcatttttcatttccatcATAGACTGAAACATCCCTCACACATGTTTTGAGGATCACCATCAAGAGATaactataaattaaaaatgtgataaaagattaaatgtgtatttgtttccCACTAAAAGTCAGTGGTGTACCATGTCTGTCTTTCATAAACTGCAATGTTGGATACTTATTCTGTTATTTCCTCTTATAATGagccagaaaaagaaaatctttattTGTGATTCATTCATCTTCTGGATTGGTCTGAGTGTCAGCATTTGTGATGAATTTGTGTTCTGGCTTGAAGAaaacttattttcataatcactTACTTACTGAGGTCAGATCCAGAAGAGGAGGGAGCAACAGCGTTTAACCAAACAGTGATGTGATCCTGCAGAAGAataaaatactttgtttttcttttttcttttttttattgttaactACTTGAGTCAGAGAATGCCAAATTCAGCTTGAGTGACCCTTGAAGGAGCAATTTTGAATAAAGAGTTTTATTGTTCTTAGTCATCAATGCCTCGCTCGcatattcaaaaaataaaacaaatacacacttaATAGGTCAAAAGGGAATAAGGGTCAGGAGggggggaaaacacacacacagatttaggtgtgctgttttatgtttgtatgcatgaacacacatgcagatctgcaaacagtacaaagcagtTCTCTATCTCCAGCACAGATGGAGTGAGTGGGAGACGGGACAAAGatagtgtgtgtacagtaacaGTAGAGTTTGTATTGACAATTTAATCTAGGTGGGACAAAAATGGATCAACACACACTAGTAACATAACTGTAATCCCTGGTTATAGTCCTTTTTACTGTAGATTGTGATATAATTTTGAGATTTAGTTGTCATATTTATGTAACATTTAGattaaatattgaattatttagATTAAGACTGGTTTAGTTTAATCAATATACAAAttatttagcaaaaaaaacacacagatatgcaAAACAAAGAGCACAAATTCAATAGATTTTGATTTAATATGcagatttaacattttgagttAGTTCAGAGTTCACAAACTTCAATCTAAATCTTGCAAAAAAGCAACCTATAAAATTCTGacagccttttttttgttgttgttgttgtttctgatgtgaataaaatgtgacaaaaagacgtacaacacacacacacacacacacacacacacgacacaaacacacacactgacctggCTGCAGTGTGTCCCTTGGCTCCCATACATAATATGTCATGGAATGCTTAGTCTGAACTTTTAACTCCCACCACTGATCACTATTATGTTTTCTCACCACGGGACGCCAACTGAccgacacactcacacacacacacacacacacacgcacacacacacacagtgacgcACATGCACATAGATAAGCTGCGGGGCTGGGCGGACAGCTGTGGTGTCAgaggggacacacacacacgcacaaatacATCTGGATAAATGCTTGTTGTGTTGTCAGGTGGAGGATCGCTGCCAGAAAAGGAGGGAGGACTGAGGggaggagaaggggaaaaagggaaaaagggaaaaggcATGATGACACAAGGAGGATGTATAGCAGGAGGGTTTCTACATGTAATGGGAAATAATGGCAGTGGTACTTAATCTCGGTCTGCTGCCCTATGGGAGGTTAAACGCACCTTGATTCAATTTATCCACCCTTTATATTAGTGAAAGAGGACTTATCCACCAGATGTATAAAAGTATAGCTAAATTAACTCCATACATCACCAtaagaagtgttttttttatgaaactgaggaggaaaataaatttTTTTAAGAGCTTTGACTCAACTATGATACATGaatataattttgaggtacacTTTATTTGAATTCTTTAAGGTTTTATTACTCAACTACATTCATGTAAAACTTGAAGTTACCAATTTATTTGTAGGACGCATAAAGGTTGAAACATTTGGGAACAATTTTGGAAAcactgcatgtgcatgtgtccATTGATATTTGTAGAATAAGGTTTATAAAACAGGTGAAGTtcctaaaatatgaaatattatggAAGTTCAAGCCACCCAACAGAAACAATAATTGACTATATGCTAACATAAACTTTACTGATTAAGTGTCTTAAACAATTTTAGGGGTATATACCTCTTATTTTGGAATTTAAAGCAGTATTAATTGAGATTTTTGTGGTGAGAGTGGGGGGAACCAATcacaacag
This genomic interval carries:
- the si:dkey-171c9.3 gene encoding A-kinase anchor protein 11: MQAVSPDPMVPELTPEETGISAGLKSSPVDVGTIEKFANNMADNIIQSLLGQTEMVEPEVDWRFSSFNQDPETLAEELASVVIEAALREACRSQNIEDHVEGFQNSRPTGVKTDGGQASSDESGREKDVSDVELQASRDTQPCHPPLSQSGLPIVGSLDYPDAPPTTPLLPELERSRHSFARKLKGGLAKEFLPSPPPPTPKDQEDDSGVANDDPQVELMEHLMHSLSINNISREYFEGGPQLGTVMETFAESLSYDIIDRALRAKSREQKADGSDLHLFAHQLAETIITSSIDEAKMLV